Below is a window of Komagataella phaffii GS115 chromosome 1, complete sequence DNA.
GTTTATGTAAGGTTGATTTGTATGCAGTTTGAGGGCGAGAAGTTATACGTTTTAAATTATATTATGTAATCGATGGAGCAACAGGTGAAAAGTTAGCACACTGATTCAATGGTAAGCTATGGGAATAGATAGATTGGAAGGCCGGATGTGTGTTACAAAGTATGTTTTGTCGGTTGATGAAATATTTGACCCAAATAACACTACGAGCTAGATATTTTTGATAATCATGATATGTTTCACTTTCAGGGTTCATCTGCTGACTTCGCAAATAAACAATATGTAAACACTAATTTCTACGATCACTGCTCATAAAACTGCAAATCACatttgatttcttggtATAAAAGTTCAAACTATTTTTCGTACATAATGTCTAGATCAGACCAACAGCCAAAGCACCGACTAGACCAGCCAAACCTGGGATGATAACCTTGTCAGCAGCGTCGCTAGTTGGCTCGATAGAAATAGTCACACTGGAAGTAGTAGCTGATGTCAAAGAAGTACTGGAAGTAGTGATGGAACTGGTAGTTGGTGCAACACTGGTGGTTGGTGCGACAGTTGAGGAGACTTCAGACGAAGAGTGGGAAGAAGAGTGGGAAGTCGATGGCTCAACGGATGAAGAGGATTCGGTGCTGGAAGAGACTGCAGTGGAAGAGGAAGTCACGGAAGAGGAAGTCACGGAAGAGGAAGTCtcggaagaagaagatgcggaagaggatgatgatgacacggaagacgatgatgactccgaagaagaagacgatgatgaggacTGAGATGAAGAGCTCTCATCAAGGTTAGCTTCAGTGCCGACACTCTCGCaaacatcttcaaaagactGCAAAGCAGTGGACGACAATCCATCGGGACAGGTTGACTCCAAGCAGGCATGAATGGCTGATCCTTCATTCTCACAGATACATTGAATGTTGTTCAAGGCATCACAGTCGGATGATTCCTTAACAACCTCGGCAGCACAGGCCAACAGGCAAGCCGGTGGAGTGGCAACAGCAGGCTTAGCGAGAGCAGCAATCAGTGAGACAACAACAGAGGT
It encodes the following:
- a CDS encoding CFEM protein, which gives rise to MQFTFASTSVVVSLIAALAKPAVATPPACLLACAAEVVKESSDCDALNNIQCICENEGSAIHACLESTCPDGLSSTALQSFEDVCESVGTEANLDESSSSQSSSSSSSSESSSSSVSSSSSSASSSSETSSSVTSSSVTSSSTAVSSSTESSSSVEPSTSHSSSHSSSEVSSTVAPTTSVAPTTSSITTSSTSLTSATTSSVTISIEPTSDAADKVIIPGLAGLVGALAVGLI